The Salinicoccus sp. RF5 region CATGGCTTGAAATCGGTATAGTAAATTAGAATTGAAATGAGGATTTTATGATGAAAGTGGCATTGTTATGCACTGAATGCGGGTCGCGCAACTACACGACTGAAAGCGAGCATAAAGAGCGGCTTGTGCTCAAGAAATACTGCAGGACATGCAACCGGCATACGACTCATAAGAGTTCCATCTGATACAGGAGGAAGCAACCGATGGCAAATGATAAGAACTTCTTGCAGAATGTTGTCAGCGAAATGAAGAAAGTAAGCTGGCCGACTGGTCAGGAGACGGTACGCTATACTGCGGTCGTCATGTTCACAGTGATATTCTTTCTGGCGTTTTTCTATGCGCTGGACCTGGGTATCTCCGCAATCATAGACTTAATGTAACTAAAGGAGAGATACTATGTCTGGAGAAAAGAACTGGTATGCTGTGCACACCTATTCCGGATATGAAAATAAAGTAAAAGCAAATCTCGAGGCGCGCCTCGAATCGATGAATATGCAGGATCAGATCTTCCGTGTCATCATTCCAGAAGAGGAAGAGACGACCGTCAAGGACGGCAAGCGCAAGACTGCCATGAAGAAGACGTTCCCGGGCTACGTGCTGGTGGAACTGGTCATGACTGACGAATCATGGTACATCGTGCGGAACACTCCTGGCGTCACCGGGTTCGTCGGCTCGCAGGGGGCAGGCAGCAAGCCGAACCCGCTGCTTCCGGAGGAAGTCAAATTCATCCTGAAATCCATGGGGATGGCAGAGCGTACAGTCGATTTCGAAGTTGAAGTTGGAGAATCCGTCAATATCGTTGATGGACCGTTCAAGAACCAGACTGGGGAAATCCGTTCAATCGATGAGGAGCACTACAAGCTTACGGTACTTGTCGAGATGTTCGGCCGGGATACGCCTGTGGAAGTCGAATTCGACCAAATCGAGAAATTGTAATATGTGACTTGTGTTTTCAATGGAATAATGGTATATTGTCATGGTCGAATTTTGTTCGACCATCTTTTTATGATGCGAGTGGGAGGGTG contains the following coding sequences:
- the rpmG gene encoding 50S ribosomal protein L33; protein product: MKVALLCTECGSRNYTTESEHKERLVLKKYCRTCNRHTTHKSSI
- the nusG gene encoding transcription termination/antitermination protein NusG, with translation MSGEKNWYAVHTYSGYENKVKANLEARLESMNMQDQIFRVIIPEEEETTVKDGKRKTAMKKTFPGYVLVELVMTDESWYIVRNTPGVTGFVGSQGAGSKPNPLLPEEVKFILKSMGMAERTVDFEVEVGESVNIVDGPFKNQTGEIRSIDEEHYKLTVLVEMFGRDTPVEVEFDQIEKL
- the secE gene encoding preprotein translocase subunit SecE, whose translation is MANDKNFLQNVVSEMKKVSWPTGQETVRYTAVVMFTVIFFLAFFYALDLGISAIIDLM